In Erigeron canadensis isolate Cc75 chromosome 6, C_canadensis_v1, whole genome shotgun sequence, the following are encoded in one genomic region:
- the LOC122604038 gene encoding NEP1-interacting protein 2-like: MEFFTYSSRPSSQPLSSFSFGNLVLKVKDFISSALSAVLGNVFSAIFTFFFALVGTLLGALTGALIGQETESGFVRGAAVGAISGAVFSIEVFESSLILWQSDESGIGCLMYLIDVIVSLISGRLVRERIGPAMLSAVQNQMGAVETGFDEAHNIFDIGGSKGLPEYSVEKIPKITITRDNNLDDSGDRVSCSVCLQDFQLGETVRSLPQCHHMFHLPCIDTWLVRHGSCPLCRRDL, from the exons atggaATTTTTCACATACTCATCTCGTCCATCTTCACAACCCCTTTCATCTTTTTCATTTGggaatttggttttgaaagttAAGGATTTCATCAGCTCCGCACTTTCCGCTGTTCTTGGAAATGTTTTCTCTGCTATTTTCACCTTCTTTTTTGCATTAG TGGGTACTTTATTAGGAGCATTGACTGGGGCTTTAATTGGACAAGAAACTGAGAGTGGATTTGTTAGAGGTGCTGCAGTTGGAGCTATTTCTGGCGCTGTCTTTTCCATTGAAGTTTTCGAATCTTCGCTTATATTGTGGCAATCTGATGAATCTGGAATTGGATGCCTTATGTACCTG ATCGATGTGATTGTGAGCTTAATAAGTGGAAGACTTGTTCGTGAACGAATTGGTCCAGCCATGTTGAGTGCGGTTCAGAACCAG ATGGGCGCAGTTGAAACTGGCTTCGATGAGGCTCATAATATATTCGACATTGGTGGTTCTAAAGGCTTGCCTGAATATTCTGTTGAGAAGATACCTAAGATTACCATTACACGTGACAACAATTTGGATGATTCGGGTGATAGAGTATCGTGCTCTGTATGCCTTCAG GACTTTCAACTTGGAGAAACCGTGAGAAGTTTGCCACAATGTCATCACATGTTTCACCTACCTTGCATTGATACATGGCTAGTAAGACATGGATCCTGTCCTTTATGCAGGCGCGACCtctaa
- the LOC122604640 gene encoding probable serine/threonine-protein kinase PBL11, which yields MADNQTVSSLSQPTPPPSSENLQHSILNSKYLWVTLVVCSIIVFVALVLCLCNKKKVLAGFKRYIENKNDKMDANELMLRKFQVEELEIATNNFAKEYLIGSGAFGNVYKGTFEGNITLAIKRARDDSYTSKHEFRNGTKGVQILVYEYVPNGSLLEHIAGRERVPLTWRQRVNIAIQAAKGIAHLHEGIKPSIIHRDIKPSNILIGEGFEAKVSDFGLVRSGPVGDNSYVSSQIKGTPGYLDPAYCTSFHLSPFSDVYSFGVILLQLIAARPAVDSNRSRSGYHIIEWARPHLERGNVEEILDTNLLMEPCNMDIMLKMGLLGLRCVVKEPKERPTMTQVYKELEAALWSANSFVRRQLQPRPLAARTTDRSSEIRDHLASDHDSSVSLDGVRLQRFHVDMESVSFQSTSLRCLEADTLVFHVDDEGKVVDEEMSLCMYDDLSIPRD from the exons ATGGCGGATAACCAAACGGTGTCTTCATTGTCACAGCCAACACCGCCACCTTCTAGTGAAAACCTTCAACATTCGATCCTGAATAGCAAGTACTTATGGGTAACTCTTGTTGTTTGTAGCATCATCGTATTTGTTGCCCTCGTGTTATGTTTATGTAATAAAAAGAAGGTTTTAGCAGGATTCAAGCGATACATTGAGAATAAGAATG ATAAGATGGATGCTAATGAACTAATGCTAAGGAAATTTCAAGTGGAAGAGCTTGAAATAGCTACAAACAATTTTGCCAAAGAGTATCTGATTGGATCTGGTGCATTTGGAAACGTCTATAAAGGAACGTTTGAAGGAAACATAACCCTAGCCATAAAGAGGGCGCGTGATGATTCCTATACAAGCAAACATGAATTCCGAAATG GAACTAAGGGAGTACAAATATTGGTTTATGAATACGTCCCAAATGGCTCGCTGCTTGAACATATAGCAG GCAGGGAAAGAGTACCCTTAACATGGAGGCAAAGAGTAAACATAGCCATCCAAGCTGCTAAAG GCATAGCTCATTTGCACGAAGGGATTAAACCGAGCATTATCCACAGAGACATAAAACCGAGCAATATTCTCATTGGAGAGGGGTTTGAGGCTAAAGTATCAGATTTCGGGCTAGTAAGATCTGGACCAGTTGGAGACAACTCATATGTTAGTAGCCAGATTAAAGGCACGCCGGGTTACCTTGACCCGGCATACTGTACTAGCTTCCACTTGAGCCCATTTAGTGATGTTTATAGCTTTGGAGTTATTCTCTTACAACTCATTGCGGCTCGGCCTGCTGTTGACTCAAATCGGAGTCGCTCTGGCTATCACATTATAGAATGG GCAAGGCCTCATCTTGAGAGAGGCAATGTTGAAGAAATATTGGATACAAATCTTTTAATGGAACCATGCAACATGGATATCATGCTTAAAATGGGTCTATTGGGCCTAAGATGTGTGGTAAAAGAGCCCAAAGAAAGGCCAACCATGACTCAAGTATACAAAGAGTTAGAGGCAGCTCTCTGGTCAGCCAATAGCTTCGTCCGACGCCAACTGCAGCCACGGCCTCTAGCAGCACGTACCACCGATAGGTCATCTGAAATCCGTGATCATCTTGCATCCGATCATGATAGTTCGGTAAGCCTAGATGGAGTTAGGCTTCAAAGATTTCATGTAGACATGGAAAGTGTATCATTTCAAAGCACAAGCTTGAGATGTTTAGAAGCTGATACTTTGGTTTTTCATGTTGATGATGAGGGAAAAGTCGTTGACGAAGAGATGAGCCTTTGTATGTACGATGACTTAAGTATCCCTCGCGATTGA
- the LOC122603140 gene encoding probable protein phosphatase 2C 46 has protein sequence MLSKLINILKACWLPSSDRYDNIGSDGFGRQEGLLWYKDFGKHINGEYSMAVVQANMLLEDQSQIESGSLSLLDSGPYGTFIGVYDGHGGPETSRYVNDNLFQNLKRFTSEQNAMSMDVIRKAFHATEEGFVSIVAKQFMVKPQLAAVGSCCLVGVICNGTIYIANAGDSRAVLGRTVKATGEVIAIQLSMEHNASIESVRQELHSLHPDDPQIVVLKHNVWRVKGLIQISRSIGDVYLKKAEFNREPLYAKFRLRDPIRRPILTADPSISEHEIQIGDQFLIFASDGLWEHLSNQDAVDIVQNHPRHGIAKRLVKTALQEAAKKREMRYTDLKKIDRGVRRHFHDDITVVVVFLDSNLVSKASSWKGPTLSLRGGGVNLAGKTPPAPPSTA, from the exons ATGTTATCAAAGTTGATAAACATTTTAAAAGCCTGCTGGCTACCATCATCGGACCGTTATGATAATATCGGTTCGGATGGTTTTGGCAGGCAGGAAGGTCTACTTTGGTATAAGGATTTTGGAAAACATATAAATGGTGAGTATTCAATGGCAGTAGTTCAAGCAAATATGTTGCTTGAAGATCAAAGTCAAATTGAGTCAGGCTCGTTGAGTCTTCTTGATTCCGGTCCTTATGGGACCTTCATTGGAGTTTATGATGGTCATGGTGGACCCGAAACATCACGTTACGTCAATGATAATCTTTTTCAGAATCTCAAAA GATTTACTTCAGAACAAAATGCAATGTCTATGGATGTGATTCGTAAAGCGTTTCACGCTACTGAAGAAGGGTTTGTCTCAATTGTTGCGAAGCAGTTCATGGTAAAACCACAATTAGCTGCTGTTGGTTCGTGTTGTCTGGTTGGAGTTATTTGTAATGGAACCATTTACATTGCTAATGCTGGTGATTCACGTGCTGTTTTGGGAAGAACTGTGAAGGCAACTGGGGAAGTTATTGCTATTCAGCTCTCTATGGAACATAACGCGAGCATAGAGTCTGTTAGACAAGAACTACATAGTTTGCATCCTGACGATCCGCAAATTGTAGTACTAAAACATAACGTATGGCGTGTGAAGGGGCTCATACAG ATATCAAGATCTATTGGTGATGTATACCTCAAGAAGGCAGAATTTAACAGGGAGCCATTGTATGCTAAGTTTCGTCTTCGTGACCCAATTCGAAGACCCATACTTACTGCTGACCCATCAATATCTGAACATGAAATTCAAATTGGGGATCAATTTCTCATATTTGCATCTGATGGTCTCTGGGAGCATCTTAGCAACCAGGATGCTGTTGATATAGTTCAGAATCACCCACGTCAT GGAATTGCTAAAAGACTGGTGAAGACTGCTTTACAAGAGGCAGCAAAGAAGAGGGAGATGAGGTACACAGATTTGAAGAAAATCGACAGGGGAGTAAGGCGTCATTTCCACGATGATATAACAGTTGTAGTTGTTTTTCTAGACTCGAATCTAGTCAGTAAAGCAAGCTCGTGGAAAGGCCCTACCCTGTCTCTCAGAGGCGGTGGCGTCAACCTTGCAGGGAAAACTCCGCCAGCGCCACCATCGACTGCTTAG